In one Microbacterium invictum genomic region, the following are encoded:
- a CDS encoding Pls/PosA family non-ribosomal peptide synthetase has translation MPEPEPDPQPPLAGAGGDQSPLDRAAAAAPPRTLWDIIRETASRHPEASALDDGSTALSYRETVRAASRLALRLRGEAVTTGDRIGVRIASGSKDLYVAILGILAAGAAYVPVDADDPDERARLVFGEARVAGILTDGLVFVAGEGRASVPTPPDARDGAVPTDTAALAALAPPTPDDDAWIIFTSGSTGVPKGVAVTHRSAAAFVDAEARLFLQDAPLGAEDRVLAGLSVAFDASCEEMWLAWRHGACLVPAPRAVVRSGEDLAPWLIRQGITVVSTVPTLAAMWPQDALESVRLLIFGGEACPPELAARLSVEGREVWNTYGPTEATVVACAAPLGGDGPVRIGLPLDGWALAVVDADGRRVEPGETGELIIGGVGLARYLDPAKDAEKYAPFPPLGWERAYRSGDLVRYDPAGLVFVGRADDQVKVGGRRIELGEVEAALQDIPGVAAAAAAVRTSDAGVPLLVGYLVAPADLDRSAARAFLAERLPAALVPLLAVVDDLPVRTSGKVDRAALPWPLPGVEIDVGDLSPDEVWLAGQWQAVLGMPVADREADFFDLGGGSLAAAQLVSRLRARVPEFSVADIYDVPRLGAMAKALGAVAEDARTDFHRPVPTPRRAQWAQTLLAAPLFVLSGIRWLLYLLAASALLRLVPGFEALPSAPWPMIVVGLLIFATPLGRMAIAAAAARLLLAGVRPGDYPRGGSVHLRLWLAEQIADQIDAVGLAGAPWVVYYARALGAKVGRGVDLHTLPPITGMLEVGDGAAIEPEVDLTGTWIDGDVVRIGRVRIGANATVGARSTLAPGTRIGQRAEIAPGSAVFGRVKADQSWAGSPAVRVGEVAAGWPVDRAPAPTRWLWAYAAASVLLALLPIAAFSLGGLVVAAGIRGADDLGAAFLGALALLVPGVLVAGIAFAGAVVVTVRLLSLGLKEGTFPVRSANGWRAWTIERLLDSARTILFPLYSSLFTPVWLRLLGAEVGKDVEASTVLLLPSMTRIEDGAFLADDTMVASYELRRGWVRIGAVRIGKRAFLGNSGMAAPGHRVPRDGLVAVLSAAPRKAKAGSSWLGSPAVRLRRVTAGGDDERTYHPPTRLRVARTLWELCRIVPVILTCGIGLGVLFALAALWEAAGPVAALLLSGAVLLVAGAVAALLSTAAKWLIVGPIRAGESPLWSSFVWRTEVSDTFTEMVAAPWFARAAAGTPALAVWLRTLGARIGRGVWCDSYWLPEPDLVTLGDGSTVNRGCVVQTHLFHDRIMSMDTVTLEPGATLGPHSVILPGAVIGSHATVGPASLVMRGEAVPVGSRWSGNPIGPWRAVKIRAYQSTS, from the coding sequence ATGCCCGAGCCCGAACCGGACCCTCAGCCCCCGCTGGCGGGTGCCGGTGGCGACCAATCGCCGCTCGATCGCGCCGCGGCCGCCGCCCCGCCGCGGACCCTGTGGGACATCATCCGCGAGACCGCGTCCCGTCACCCGGAGGCGTCGGCGCTGGATGACGGCTCGACGGCCCTGAGCTACCGCGAGACGGTACGCGCGGCGAGCCGTCTCGCGCTCCGGCTCCGCGGTGAAGCGGTGACCACGGGCGACCGGATCGGCGTGCGGATCGCCTCGGGCTCGAAGGATCTCTACGTGGCGATCCTCGGGATCCTCGCCGCCGGCGCGGCGTACGTGCCGGTCGACGCGGACGATCCCGACGAGCGGGCACGCCTGGTCTTCGGCGAGGCCCGCGTCGCCGGCATCCTCACCGACGGGCTCGTCTTCGTCGCCGGTGAGGGCAGGGCGTCCGTACCGACGCCACCGGACGCTCGGGATGGCGCCGTGCCGACCGACACGGCGGCTCTGGCCGCCCTCGCGCCGCCGACGCCCGACGACGACGCGTGGATCATCTTCACCTCCGGCTCGACGGGGGTGCCCAAGGGGGTGGCGGTCACCCATCGGTCGGCGGCGGCCTTCGTCGACGCCGAGGCCCGGCTTTTCCTGCAGGATGCGCCGCTGGGAGCGGAAGACCGGGTGCTCGCGGGGCTGTCGGTCGCCTTCGACGCGTCCTGCGAGGAGATGTGGCTCGCCTGGCGTCACGGCGCGTGCCTGGTCCCGGCCCCGCGGGCGGTGGTGCGATCGGGCGAGGACCTGGCGCCGTGGCTCATCCGTCAGGGGATCACGGTGGTCTCCACCGTGCCGACCCTCGCGGCGATGTGGCCGCAGGACGCGCTGGAGAGCGTGCGGCTCTTGATCTTCGGAGGCGAAGCGTGCCCGCCCGAGCTCGCCGCGCGACTGTCGGTGGAGGGTCGCGAGGTGTGGAACACCTACGGGCCCACCGAGGCGACCGTCGTGGCGTGCGCTGCGCCGCTCGGGGGCGACGGCCCGGTGCGCATCGGTCTGCCCCTGGACGGCTGGGCGCTCGCCGTGGTCGACGCCGACGGCCGGCGGGTGGAACCCGGCGAGACCGGGGAGCTGATCATCGGCGGGGTCGGTCTCGCCCGCTACCTCGACCCGGCGAAGGACGCCGAGAAGTACGCGCCGTTCCCCCCGCTCGGGTGGGAGCGGGCTTACCGGTCGGGCGACCTCGTCCGGTACGACCCCGCGGGGCTGGTGTTCGTGGGTCGCGCCGACGATCAGGTGAAGGTGGGCGGCCGTCGCATCGAGCTCGGCGAGGTCGAGGCGGCGCTGCAGGACATCCCGGGTGTGGCTGCGGCCGCCGCGGCGGTGCGCACCAGCGACGCCGGAGTCCCCCTCCTCGTCGGATACCTCGTCGCCCCAGCGGACCTGGATCGTTCCGCCGCGCGGGCGTTCCTCGCCGAGCGGCTTCCCGCTGCCCTCGTGCCCCTGCTCGCCGTCGTCGACGACCTCCCCGTCCGAACCTCCGGCAAGGTCGATCGTGCCGCCCTGCCGTGGCCGCTCCCCGGTGTCGAGATCGACGTCGGCGACCTCTCGCCCGACGAGGTCTGGCTGGCCGGCCAATGGCAGGCGGTGCTCGGCATGCCCGTGGCCGACCGCGAGGCGGACTTCTTCGACCTGGGCGGCGGCTCGCTCGCCGCGGCGCAGCTCGTGTCGCGTCTTCGGGCCCGGGTGCCGGAATTCTCGGTCGCCGACATCTACGACGTGCCGCGACTCGGCGCGATGGCGAAGGCGCTCGGAGCGGTCGCCGAGGATGCCCGCACCGACTTCCACCGGCCCGTGCCCACACCCCGCCGCGCTCAGTGGGCGCAGACGCTGCTGGCGGCGCCCCTGTTCGTCTTGAGCGGCATCCGGTGGCTCCTCTACCTCCTCGCCGCCTCGGCGCTCCTGCGGCTCGTGCCCGGCTTCGAGGCGCTCCCGAGCGCACCGTGGCCGATGATCGTCGTCGGACTGCTGATCTTCGCCACGCCGCTCGGCCGGATGGCGATCGCCGCCGCGGCGGCGAGGCTCCTGCTCGCCGGCGTCCGGCCCGGCGACTACCCCCGCGGCGGGAGCGTGCACCTGCGGCTCTGGCTCGCCGAGCAGATCGCCGATCAAATCGACGCCGTCGGGCTCGCCGGCGCGCCCTGGGTGGTCTACTACGCCCGCGCCCTCGGGGCGAAGGTGGGCCGAGGCGTGGACCTTCACACCCTCCCGCCGATCACCGGGATGCTCGAGGTCGGCGACGGGGCCGCGATCGAGCCGGAGGTCGACCTCACCGGCACCTGGATCGACGGCGACGTCGTGCGGATCGGCCGCGTGCGGATCGGTGCCAACGCCACGGTCGGTGCGCGTTCGACGCTGGCTCCCGGCACCCGCATCGGTCAGCGGGCCGAGATCGCCCCGGGATCGGCGGTGTTCGGCCGGGTCAAAGCCGACCAGTCGTGGGCGGGATCGCCGGCCGTCCGGGTCGGCGAGGTCGCGGCCGGGTGGCCGGTGGACCGCGCCCCCGCGCCGACCCGGTGGCTGTGGGCGTACGCCGCGGCATCCGTCCTGCTGGCACTCCTGCCGATCGCGGCGTTCTCGCTCGGCGGCCTCGTGGTGGCCGCGGGGATCCGCGGGGCGGATGACCTGGGAGCCGCGTTCCTCGGCGCCCTCGCCCTGCTCGTCCCCGGGGTCCTCGTGGCCGGGATCGCCTTCGCCGGTGCGGTGGTCGTCACGGTGCGGCTGCTGTCCCTCGGGCTGAAGGAGGGCACCTTCCCGGTGCGAAGTGCGAACGGATGGCGCGCCTGGACGATCGAGCGCCTGCTCGACTCGGCACGCACCATCCTCTTCCCGCTCTACTCGAGCCTGTTCACCCCGGTGTGGCTCCGGCTCCTCGGTGCCGAGGTCGGCAAGGACGTCGAGGCGTCGACCGTCCTCCTCCTGCCGTCGATGACCCGGATCGAGGACGGCGCGTTCCTCGCCGACGACACGATGGTGGCCTCCTACGAGCTGCGGCGCGGCTGGGTGCGGATCGGCGCGGTGCGCATCGGCAAACGCGCGTTCCTCGGGAACTCCGGCATGGCCGCGCCCGGTCATCGGGTGCCGCGGGACGGCCTCGTCGCCGTGCTCTCGGCCGCGCCGCGCAAGGCCAAGGCCGGATCGTCGTGGCTCGGCTCGCCCGCCGTGCGGCTGCGCCGGGTCACCGCCGGCGGCGACGACGAGCGGACCTACCACCCGCCGACGCGACTCCGCGTGGCGCGGACCCTGTGGGAACTGTGCCGGATCGTTCCGGTCATCCTCACCTGCGGCATCGGACTCGGGGTCCTCTTCGCCCTCGCGGCGCTCTGGGAGGCAGCCGGACCGGTCGCCGCCCTCCTGCTCTCGGGCGCGGTGCTGCTCGTCGCCGGGGCCGTCGCGGCGCTCTTGAGCACCGCCGCGAAGTGGCTCATCGTCGGGCCCATCCGCGCCGGCGAGTCGCCGCTGTGGTCGAGCTTCGTCTGGCGCACCGAGGTGTCGGACACCTTCACCGAGATGGTCGCCGCGCCCTGGTTCGCCCGGGCGGCCGCCGGAACGCCCGCACTCGCGGTGTGGCTGCGCACCCTGGGCGCCCGCATCGGCCGGGGCGTCTGGTGCGACAGCTACTGGCTGCCCGAGCCCGACCTCGTCACCCTGGGCGACGGCAGCACCGTCAATCGCGGGTGCGTCGTGCAGACCCACCTGTTCCATGATCGAATCATGAGTATGGACACCGTCACCCTCGAACCCGGGGCCACGCTCGGGCCGCACAGCGTCATCCTGCCCGGCGCGGTCATCGGCTCGCACGCCACCGTGGGCCCGGCATCGCTGGTGATGCGCGGCGAAGCGGTGCCCGTCGGCTCGCGCTGGAGCGGCAACCCGATCGGCCCCTGGCGTGCGGTGAAGATCCGCGCCTACCAGTCGACCTCGTGA
- a CDS encoding M1 family metallopeptidase — translation MTPVSAYTPDSGDPTFDVESYDLDLTYRVRTNRLDGRAVLNAVAALPTRQVRLDLVGLRAGAVRVDGDPVSFRQDARSLRLTLPVPLEPGERFSIDVAYAGAPRPRRTRWGTLGWEELHDGALVAAQPIGAPTWFPCNDRPDDRATYRITLATDAPYQPLATGVAVDSRRRGRLEQRTFELRVPTATYLVAAHVGRFATTEVAVPGVIAELVHPPELAEPAARAFAMLPRMIAVFEDVFGPYPQERCTMVVTADPLEIPLEAQGMALFGVNHLDPVYERLIAHELAHQWVGNSVGLRDWRDIWLNEGFACYAEWLWSERSGGPTAHSLAALHRERVRAEPADLILSDPGAAAMFDDRVYKRGALTLHALRLAAGDEAFFAFLRRWTTTHRHQLVGTADFRLAVAESFGTAGEELLHRWIDAAALPPLR, via the coding sequence GTGACACCCGTTTCGGCCTACACCCCCGACAGCGGTGATCCCACCTTCGACGTCGAGTCGTACGACCTCGACCTGACGTACCGTGTGCGCACCAACCGCCTCGACGGGCGGGCGGTGCTGAACGCCGTGGCCGCGCTCCCCACCCGCCAGGTGCGTCTGGACCTCGTCGGGCTCCGTGCCGGAGCGGTACGCGTCGACGGCGACCCGGTCTCGTTCCGCCAGGACGCGCGCTCGCTGCGACTCACCCTTCCCGTGCCGCTCGAGCCGGGGGAGCGATTCTCGATCGATGTCGCCTATGCCGGCGCGCCACGGCCGCGACGGACGCGCTGGGGGACGCTCGGCTGGGAGGAACTGCACGACGGAGCCCTCGTGGCGGCCCAGCCCATCGGTGCGCCGACGTGGTTCCCCTGCAACGACCGCCCCGACGACCGCGCGACCTACCGGATCACCCTCGCCACCGATGCGCCCTACCAGCCGCTCGCCACCGGCGTCGCCGTCGACTCCCGCCGCCGCGGCAGACTCGAGCAGCGCACGTTCGAGCTGCGCGTGCCGACGGCGACCTACCTCGTCGCCGCGCACGTCGGACGCTTCGCGACCACCGAGGTGGCGGTCCCCGGAGTGATCGCCGAGCTCGTCCATCCGCCGGAGCTGGCGGAACCCGCCGCGCGGGCGTTCGCGATGCTTCCGCGCATGATCGCGGTGTTCGAGGACGTGTTCGGTCCGTATCCGCAGGAGCGCTGCACGATGGTCGTCACCGCCGACCCCCTCGAGATCCCGCTCGAGGCGCAGGGTATGGCGCTCTTCGGCGTCAATCACCTCGACCCCGTCTACGAGCGGCTCATCGCGCACGAACTGGCCCACCAGTGGGTGGGCAACAGCGTCGGCCTCCGGGACTGGCGCGACATCTGGCTGAACGAGGGCTTCGCCTGCTACGCCGAGTGGCTGTGGTCGGAGCGCTCGGGGGGACCCACGGCGCACTCCCTCGCCGCCCTGCACCGCGAACGGGTGCGGGCGGAGCCCGCCGACCTCATCCTGTCGGATCCGGGGGCGGCGGCGATGTTCGACGATCGCGTGTACAAGCGCGGAGCGCTCACCCTGCACGCCCTGCGCCTCGCCGCGGGCGACGAGGCGTTCTTCGCCTTCCTGAGGCGATGGACCACGACGCACCGCCATCAGCTGGTCGGTACCGCCGACTTCCGTCTCGCCGTCGCCGAGTCCTTCGGCACGGCGGGGGAGGAGCTCCTTCACCGCTGGATCGATGCCGCCGCGCTCCCGCCGCTTCGCTGA
- a CDS encoding chemotaxis protein CheY, producing MSEPPRHPPGFTLDWAEVPEGVARREVAWSLLAQLAGHPAGLRLRNPCPRCGGPHGPVVLEGTRLRGSVAYAGAIAIAAVVPAAGILGFGIDAEARTDPRRDAAGWEGVPGPGLPGTLRGWTRIEAALKADGRGLAVDPAEVVVREGRGGSWSAIVPGRAQPAEGWDVAAPELVVSAAILRQRSGGSAAASIQR from the coding sequence ATGAGCGAGCCCCCGCGGCATCCCCCCGGATTCACCCTGGACTGGGCCGAGGTGCCCGAGGGGGTCGCTCGGCGAGAGGTCGCCTGGTCGCTGCTCGCGCAGCTCGCGGGACACCCCGCCGGCCTCCGTCTGCGCAATCCCTGTCCGCGCTGCGGGGGGCCGCACGGCCCCGTCGTCCTCGAGGGCACCCGACTGCGCGGATCGGTGGCCTACGCCGGAGCGATCGCGATCGCCGCCGTCGTTCCCGCGGCGGGGATCCTCGGGTTCGGAATCGACGCCGAAGCCCGCACCGATCCCCGACGCGACGCCGCGGGATGGGAGGGGGTACCCGGGCCGGGTCTGCCCGGCACCCTGCGCGGATGGACTCGGATCGAAGCGGCGCTGAAGGCCGACGGGCGGGGGCTCGCGGTCGATCCCGCCGAGGTCGTCGTGCGCGAGGGGCGGGGCGGTTCGTGGTCCGCGATCGTGCCCGGCCGCGCGCAGCCGGCCGAGGGATGGGACGTTGCGGCGCCCGAGCTCGTCGTCAGCGCGGCCATCCTGCGTCAGCGAAGCGGCGGGAGCGCGGCGGCATCGATCCAGCGGTGA
- a CDS encoding NUDIX hydrolase has translation MTADTVYAAGGVVWRVVEGKLRILLIHRTKYRDITLPKGKVDPGESLAETAAREIHEETGIKVSLGAPVGVSRYHLPSKREKVVHYWAAEATETAIRASSFVPNREIAALEWRSPKKALKLLSYPVDIDILERFLALREGDPPRTFPVVVLRHGKALGREDWDGKDGDRPLTVRGKRQASALVGQLQAFGVQQVLSSPAVRCVKTVAPFAAAAGRKVEFCRNISEEAWDDGSADVRRVIGERVRSRRPVVLVSHRPVLPTILSEVVLATGTLPGMLAKAPPLEPAGYSVLHVSADAPGSGVLAIETFTPAL, from the coding sequence ATGACGGCCGACACGGTCTACGCCGCGGGCGGCGTCGTGTGGCGCGTGGTGGAGGGGAAGCTGCGGATCCTCCTCATCCACCGCACGAAGTACCGCGACATCACGCTCCCCAAGGGCAAGGTCGATCCGGGCGAGAGCCTCGCCGAGACGGCTGCGCGCGAGATCCACGAGGAGACGGGCATCAAGGTGAGCCTCGGCGCCCCCGTCGGGGTGTCCCGGTACCACCTGCCCAGCAAGCGCGAGAAGGTCGTGCACTACTGGGCCGCGGAGGCGACCGAGACCGCCATCCGCGCCTCGTCCTTCGTTCCCAACCGCGAGATCGCCGCCCTCGAATGGCGGTCGCCGAAGAAGGCCCTGAAGCTCCTCAGCTACCCGGTCGACATCGACATCCTGGAGCGGTTCCTGGCCCTCCGAGAGGGGGATCCGCCCCGCACGTTCCCGGTCGTGGTGCTCCGCCACGGCAAAGCCCTCGGGCGCGAGGACTGGGACGGGAAGGACGGTGATCGCCCTCTCACGGTCCGCGGCAAGCGCCAGGCTTCGGCCCTCGTCGGCCAGCTGCAGGCGTTCGGTGTGCAACAGGTGCTCTCGAGCCCCGCGGTCCGCTGCGTCAAGACCGTCGCCCCCTTCGCCGCCGCGGCCGGGCGCAAGGTGGAGTTCTGCCGGAACATCAGTGAGGAAGCGTGGGACGACGGTTCCGCGGACGTGCGCCGGGTCATCGGCGAGCGGGTGCGCAGCCGCAGACCGGTCGTGCTCGTCAGCCACCGCCCGGTGCTCCCCACGATTCTGAGCGAAGTGGTGCTCGCCACCGGCACGCTCCCCGGGATGCTGGCGAAGGCGCCCCCGCTCGAGCCGGCCGGATACTCCGTCCTCCATGTCTCGGCCGACGCACCGGGCTCCGGTGTCCTGGCGATCGAGACCTTCACGCCCGCGCTGTGA
- a CDS encoding RNA degradosome polyphosphate kinase — MIEHDVLDAGLGDADDDDFDVPEAFDSELPDDRYLDRELSWLAFNQRVLELAEDPSLPALERANFLAIFASNLDEFFMVRVAGLKRRILTGLAVPTNVGRAPQEVLADISSAAHALQLRHADAWTTLVRPELAAKGIEILSYDDLADDERTALYDYFQAQVFPVLMPLAVDPAHPFPYISGLSLNLAIRIRNARTGRQEFARLKVPPMLPRFVEVGRDGERVRYLPLEDLIAHNLDDLFPGMEILDHHAFRLTRNEDMTIEEDETENLIQALEAELLRRRFGPPIRLEVTEDMDDLTLELLLSELDITAQEVYRLPGPLDLRGLFDLSRLDRPDLRYKPHLPTTAVAFQPGDNNERADIFTAIRKADVLVHHPYESFATSVQAFLEQAAKDPHVLAIKQTLYRTSGDSPIVQALIDAAEAGKQVLALVEVKARFDEAANIVWARKLEKAGVHVVYGLVGLKTHCKLAHVIREEDGVLRSYSHVGTGNYNPKTSRIYEDFGLFTANDQVGRDLTRLFNELSGYAIEKKFKRLLVAPLHLRKGLLRLIDRERRNALAGKPARIRIKVNSMVDEQIIDALYRASQAGVPVEIWVRGICSLKPGVPGMSENITVRSILGRYLEHSRIFSFAHDGDPQVYIGSADMMHRNLDRRVEALVRVTAEQHLKELSDLFDLAMNDATSSWWLGPEGEWTRHSRSEDGKALVDLQDRTMTNVQRRRRARAVR, encoded by the coding sequence ATGATCGAACACGACGTGCTCGACGCGGGCCTGGGCGACGCGGATGACGACGACTTCGACGTTCCCGAGGCGTTCGACTCCGAGCTCCCCGACGATCGGTACCTCGACCGCGAGCTGAGCTGGCTGGCGTTCAACCAGCGGGTCCTCGAGCTCGCCGAAGACCCTTCGCTCCCCGCTCTGGAGCGGGCGAACTTCCTGGCCATCTTCGCCAGCAATCTCGACGAGTTCTTCATGGTGCGCGTCGCCGGGCTCAAGCGCCGCATCCTCACCGGTCTGGCCGTCCCCACCAATGTCGGCCGTGCCCCGCAGGAGGTGCTGGCCGACATCTCCTCGGCGGCGCACGCGCTGCAGCTCCGGCACGCTGACGCCTGGACGACCCTGGTGCGTCCCGAGCTCGCGGCGAAGGGGATCGAGATCCTCTCCTACGACGATCTGGCCGACGACGAGCGCACCGCGCTCTACGACTACTTCCAGGCGCAGGTCTTCCCGGTCCTCATGCCGCTCGCGGTCGACCCCGCGCACCCCTTCCCCTACATCTCTGGCCTGTCGTTGAACCTCGCGATCCGGATCCGAAACGCCCGCACGGGGCGTCAGGAGTTCGCGCGCTTGAAGGTCCCCCCGATGCTCCCGCGGTTCGTCGAGGTGGGCCGTGACGGCGAGCGTGTGCGCTATCTGCCGCTGGAAGACCTCATCGCCCACAACCTCGACGATCTCTTCCCCGGCATGGAGATCCTCGACCATCACGCCTTCCGCCTGACCCGCAACGAGGACATGACGATCGAGGAGGATGAGACCGAGAACCTCATCCAGGCCCTCGAAGCCGAGCTCCTGCGCCGCCGGTTCGGCCCGCCGATCCGCCTCGAAGTCACCGAGGACATGGACGACCTGACGTTGGAGCTCCTCCTCAGCGAGCTCGACATCACGGCGCAGGAGGTCTATCGCCTCCCCGGGCCGCTGGATCTGCGCGGCCTGTTCGATCTGTCCCGCCTCGACCGCCCGGATCTGCGCTACAAGCCGCACCTGCCGACCACCGCGGTGGCGTTCCAGCCGGGCGACAACAACGAGCGCGCCGATATCTTCACCGCGATCCGCAAGGCCGACGTGCTGGTCCACCACCCGTACGAATCGTTCGCGACGAGCGTGCAGGCCTTCCTCGAGCAGGCGGCGAAGGACCCGCACGTCCTCGCCATCAAGCAGACGCTCTACCGCACCTCGGGCGACAGCCCGATCGTGCAGGCTCTCATCGACGCCGCCGAGGCCGGCAAGCAGGTGCTCGCGCTGGTCGAGGTGAAGGCGCGGTTCGACGAGGCGGCGAACATCGTCTGGGCCCGCAAGCTCGAGAAGGCCGGGGTCCACGTCGTCTACGGCCTCGTGGGGCTGAAGACCCACTGCAAGCTCGCGCACGTCATCCGCGAGGAGGACGGTGTCCTGCGCTCGTACAGCCATGTCGGAACCGGGAACTACAACCCCAAGACCAGCCGCATCTACGAGGACTTCGGGCTGTTCACCGCCAACGACCAGGTGGGGCGCGATCTCACGCGCCTGTTCAACGAGCTGTCGGGCTACGCGATCGAGAAGAAGTTCAAACGCCTCCTCGTCGCCCCCCTGCACCTGCGCAAGGGCCTGCTGCGTCTGATCGATCGCGAGCGCCGGAACGCCCTGGCGGGAAAGCCCGCGCGCATCCGGATCAAGGTCAACTCCATGGTCGACGAGCAGATCATCGATGCGCTGTACCGGGCGAGCCAGGCCGGGGTGCCGGTGGAGATCTGGGTGCGTGGCATCTGCTCCCTCAAGCCCGGGGTGCCCGGGATGAGTGAGAACATCACCGTCCGCAGCATCCTGGGTCGGTATCTCGAGCACTCGCGGATCTTCTCGTTCGCGCACGACGGCGACCCGCAGGTCTACATCGGCAGCGCCGACATGATGCACCGGAATCTCGACCGTCGCGTCGAGGCGCTGGTGCGGGTCACCGCCGAGCAGCATCTGAAAGAGCTCTCGGACCTGTTCGACCTCGCGATGAACGACGCCACGAGCTCGTGGTGGCTCGGGCCCGAGGGCGAGTGGACCCGCCACAGCCGGAGCGAGGACGGCAAGGCCCTCGTCGACCTGCAGGATCGCACGATGACGAACGTGCAGCGCCGCCGGCGCGCACGGGCGGTGCGATGA
- a CDS encoding response regulator transcription factor, whose product MAQLLVLSSTQGAGPVLPALELLSHRVRLIPAEPAQLVNAPAADVIFVDARVDLVGAKSLCKILNTTGLDAPLILVVTEGGLTAVSTDWGVDDVILVTAGPAEVDARVRLVIGRVSKEQVSTRIQTSGISIDESSYSAKVHGKPLDLTYKEFQLLHFFATHPSRVFTREQLLSEVWGYDYFGGTRTVDVHVRRLRAKLGDLEQLIGTVRNVGYRFNVYEDDQIPAPRDRAANRERTDA is encoded by the coding sequence GTGGCACAGCTTCTGGTGTTGAGCTCCACGCAGGGAGCAGGCCCTGTCTTGCCTGCCCTCGAGCTGCTCAGCCACCGCGTGCGTCTCATTCCCGCCGAGCCGGCGCAGCTGGTCAACGCCCCCGCCGCCGACGTCATCTTCGTCGATGCGCGCGTCGACCTCGTCGGCGCGAAGTCGCTCTGCAAGATCCTCAACACGACGGGACTGGACGCGCCCCTCATCCTCGTCGTCACCGAGGGCGGGCTGACGGCCGTCTCGACCGACTGGGGCGTCGACGACGTCATCCTGGTGACCGCCGGCCCCGCCGAGGTGGACGCCCGCGTCCGACTGGTGATCGGCCGGGTGTCGAAGGAGCAGGTCTCCACTCGCATCCAGACGTCCGGGATCAGCATCGACGAATCGTCCTACTCGGCCAAGGTGCACGGCAAGCCGCTCGACCTCACCTACAAGGAGTTCCAGCTCCTGCACTTCTTCGCCACACACCCCTCCCGCGTGTTCACCCGCGAACAGCTGCTCAGCGAAGTCTGGGGCTACGACTACTTCGGCGGCACCCGCACCGTCGACGTGCACGTGCGGCGTCTCCGCGCGAAGCTCGGCGACCTCGAGCAGCTCATCGGCACGGTGCGCAACGTCGGATACCGGTTCAACGTCTACGAGGACGATCAGATCCCCGCACCCCGTGATCGCGCGGCCAACCGAGAGCGCACCGACGCCTGA
- a CDS encoding FABP family protein — protein MLELPTDLPADLAPLSWLLGVWEGTGVIDYDTPGHHYAGEFRHRVSFSHDGGDHLNYSARAWLLAPAPDPAPQELVSEMGFWRLSRSATDADAGPGLLPPIAAGPTRTVDDVESLRTPEGDFEVEAAVVHSDGVSELYLGRVRGPRIDLATDAVVRTAGAKPYTAATRMYGLVDGHLLWAWDIAAVGARLAAHASARLAKAD, from the coding sequence GTGCTCGAGCTTCCGACCGACCTCCCCGCCGATCTCGCCCCCCTCTCGTGGCTCCTGGGCGTCTGGGAGGGTACGGGTGTCATCGACTACGACACCCCCGGGCACCACTACGCCGGCGAGTTCCGTCATCGCGTGAGCTTCAGCCATGACGGCGGCGACCACCTGAACTACTCCGCGCGAGCGTGGCTGCTGGCCCCGGCTCCCGATCCGGCGCCGCAGGAGCTGGTGTCGGAGATGGGGTTCTGGCGCCTGTCGCGCTCCGCCACCGACGCCGATGCCGGTCCGGGCCTCCTGCCGCCGATCGCTGCCGGGCCGACCCGCACCGTCGATGACGTCGAGTCCCTGCGCACCCCCGAGGGCGACTTCGAGGTCGAGGCGGCCGTCGTTCACTCCGACGGTGTCAGCGAGCTGTATCTCGGACGGGTCCGCGGTCCGCGGATCGACCTGGCCACCGACGCCGTGGTCCGCACCGCGGGTGCGAAGCCCTACACCGCCGCCACCCGCATGTACGGGCTCGTCGACGGCCACCTGCTGTGGGCGTGGGACATCGCCGCCGTCGGCGCGCGCCTGGCGGCGCATGCCTCGGCCCGACTGGCGAAGGCGGACTGA